The Pseudanabaena sp. ABRG5-3 genome includes the window ACTGTAAATTCATCTCCACCCAAACGACATAGCATGGTTCCTGGCCGTAAACATAGCTCGATCCGCCGTGAGATCGAAACTAATAGCTGATCACCTACAAGATGACCAAGGGAGTCATTCACCGACTGAAAGCGATCGCAATCTAAAAATAAAACCGCAAAATGATAGCCTGTTTGCTGTCGCACCTGTTGCATTAACTGCTCTAGGCGCTTCATAAACCAAGTGCGATTTGGTAGCCCTGTGAGTACATCATGGAGAGCTAAATGTAATAAACGTTCTTGAGCTTGTAATCTTTCAGCAATTTCTTTTTCTAATTGAGCAGTTCTCTGTCTTACGCGCTGTTCAAGCTCAGAATTTAGTTGACTGATTTCTTTTTGAGCAGATCGTAAACTTAAATGGGTTTGGATACGCGCTAAGACTTCCTCTAACTGAAATGGTTTGGTGATATAGTCCACCCCACCCACACTAAAGGCTTTGACCTTATCTAGTACCTCATCTAAGGCACTCAAGAAAATTACAGGAATATCATTGGTTTTTTCATTGGCTTTTAGGCGTTGGCAGACCTCATAGCCATCGATATTTGGCATCATGATGTCCAGCAAGATCAGATCAGGCTTTGCCGCTTGAGCTACGGTCAAAGCCATTAAACCATCCGTGACACTGCGCACCTTATAGCCCTGTTCTGTCAAAGTTGTCGATAAAAAACGGAGGTTATTAGGTGTATCATCAACTATTAATATATCGCCGCTATATTCTCTAGTCATTAGTTAGCTGTATCCATAAAGTTTTTTGTTAGCTGATTTAGATGACTAGCTATTACATAGGTAAACAAATTACATAGCCTAAGACTTAGCTATAGATATTGTAGGATTTGCAGAACTTGTATAACAAATATGGCTCTAAAGTTTATAGCGTTTTCCAGTCTAGTGAAGTAAGGATTTGTTTCCCCGAATGCTGCGGGGAAACAAACCTCTGTACCTCGCTTGTTTTAAAAGCGCTATATAGCGATTTTTGCATTTATTTTTTGAGGGCTTGTTGAGTTGAGTTAATGATTTGATTGTAACAAAAATTATCAACGAGACTGATTAAAGGCTGAATTAAAGAATTGTTATCTGTAGGTACTGACTTAACTAAATCAGCAATTAAGTCATTGTCAGCAAGAGTTGCTGCTTCATGTAACTGGGTGATCCAACTATCAGGCATTTGTGATAAAAGTACCTTGAGATGATCTTCTAATGTATCTAGATCGTGATTATCCACTTCTCGATTGTGATGCTCAGCATCGCTTTCGTATAGATACGCTACGCCCAAATATTCTGTCAATTTGTCTAAAATTACATCTTCGCGAAAAGGCTTCCGCACAAAATCATCACAACCTGCCGATAGAATAATGGCTTTTTCTTCTTCTAAGGCGCTAGCAGTCAAAGCGATAATTACAGTTGCCTGTCCTTTTAAATGGGATTTAATTTGGCGAGTGGCTTCGTAGCCATCCATAACTGGCATTCGCATATCCATCCAGATCAAGTGTGGTTCCCATTCATCCCAAATGGCGATCGCTTCTGCCCCATTTTCTGCTTCTCGTACTTGGAAACCTACGGATTCTAATAACTTGACTAGCAGATGCCGACTTTCCCAACGGTCTTCTACTACGAGAATGCGATATTCAGATTGGTTGGGGGCTAAGCCAATAATATAGCGATCGCTCGAGTACTTAGATATGCCCGAAATCTTAGGTATAGCCACAGGAAGTTCAACTTGAAAAATGCTGCCTTGTCCTAATTTGCTGCTCACAACAATCTTGCCACCCATAAATTGAGCAAATTTACGGCTAATTGGTAAACCTAAACCAGTTCCTTCCGCAGCCTGTCGTCCTAGCTCAGTTTGCTCAAAAGCTTCAAATATTTTTTCTAAATGTGTCGAGGGAATACCTTCCCCAGTATCTTCTACGACAAATTTTAAGATAGTTTTGTCCTGTGGATTCTCAGGTTCTCTGGAGAGACTGAGATTTTGTTCAGTGGGAACTTCTGATGAATGAATTATTTCAGTAGATAAAACGATAGATCCAAAATTCGTAAATTTGACGGCATTACTCAATAAATTAATTAAGATCTGGCGAAGCTTTCCTTCGTCGGTGCTAATCCATTGCGGAAGTACTGGTGACTTCTTGAAAATTAATTGTAATCCCTTATCATTTGCTCGGAGGCGAAACATTTTTTCGAGAGTATCGAGCAGGTGATGCAGATCGAAACTGGTGATATTGAGGGAGATCCGTCCAGATTCAATTTTGGACATATCCAAGACATCATTAATTAGTTCTAATAAATGCTCACCGCTATTATGGATAATTTTGAGATAAGAGCGATGGGTGTCCTTGAGCAAGTTGTCGCGAGACATAAGTTGAGCAAATCCCAAAATAGCATTTAGGGGTGTCCGCAGTTCATGACTCATGCTTGCTAAAAATTGTCCCTTGGCTTGACTAGCAGCTTCGGCAGCTTGTTTTGCCTGTTTAAGCTGTTGCTCAGTTTGTTTGCGATCGCTAATGTCACGAGCTACCCAAACTACTGTTTCTTGATCGATGGGAGAAATACTGGCATTCCACCAAATTGGCTGTTCGGTATCGGTAAGATTATATTCGATATTTAGTGTTTGCTGGGTTTCTAACACCTGTTGGATCGTACTGACAAATAACTCCGATAGTTCGGGAGTTAATATTTCTGAAGGAAGTTTACCAAGAACTTGGCTAGGGGTTAACCAACCTAGTTTTTTGCGTGTTTCAGGGATCTTGAGAATTCTGCCTGAATGATCGCGGACTAAAATTACTTCATCCATTGCTGCAAATAAGGCTCGCATTTCGGCATTAGTAACTTTGAGCTTTTCCTCGGACTGTTTATGATCAATACCTAAGGCGATCGCATTAGCAACGGCATCAATGGATTGGATATCGGTATCTAAATGTGACTCAGAAATTAAAAGCATGACCCCAATCACCTTCTCTCTCAGCATGATGGGATATCCGACAAGTGAGGCAATCTTTTCGCTCCGTAACCATTCCTGATCCTCTGCCGATAAGTCGGTTAAGATTTGATCCGTTAACAATGGCTGAAAATTACCCTGTGTAATTGCCCAAATTTTATCCTTGGCAATCAAATTCCGTAGGCGATCGCTATCGGTATGATTGTAATGTCCTGCATTGGCATATAGATCCAACCCATTTTTAAGATCATTAACGATCCAAATCTGGGCAAAAGCAATGTTCATATGCCGCCATAGAGATTCTACATAGGATTGAAGAACTTCTTCTAATGTA containing:
- a CDS encoding response regulator; its protein translation is MSDRLLFPDIAHKKHRLSLQCMLICQFVILIAGISGVMAWISWRSEQETIANLVGQLQNEISDRIEQKLTSYLETPHLVNKLNADAVRQGILKTQGRASEIYLWQQIQNFPTVCWIYYGGEKVGEFLGITRLEADQNISQKDPDPSRSLQLAININGFQRYYYSLDQQGNRLKLKGSPEFYDARQRPWYQAALKTNKPTWSQIYPDSTLSDHVITASLAVYAANGERMGILGADISLENISQFLRELRIGKSGQAFIIEPSGLLVASSTAENPYAIANNTTKPQRLSFKNSNQLMIRASAQHLDQQVGDLTKIKNEQNLQFWAEGKQIFLKVMPYRDERGINWLIAVTMPESDFMEQINAKRQTTILMTCIALGSAIALGIFTTHYINKSLRRLTLASQAIADGDLDREVPSTKIGELNILSQTFNQMATRLRQSFAELESVNESLEGQIEERTSALRASESKFRSLVANFSGIVYRSTYNQDRKMEFLGGAVTEITGYPSTDFINNQTRNWKSIIHPEDQEMVERIVDESLVCRESYSLEFRIINAQGSIRWLYEKGQGVFNEDDQLLWLDGAIFDISDRKKVETELLERVHLSILMAEIGSASTQIRTLEEVLQSYVESLWRHMNIAFAQIWIVNDLKNGLDLYANAGHYNHTDSDRLRNLIAKDKIWAITQGNFQPLLTDQILTDLSAEDQEWLRSEKIASLVGYPIMLREKVIGVMLLISESHLDTDIQSIDAVANAIALGIDHKQSEEKLKVTNAEMRALFAAMDEVILVRDHSGRILKIPETRKKLGWLTPSQVLGKLPSEILTPELSELFVSTIQQVLETQQTLNIEYNLTDTEQPIWWNASISPIDQETVVWVARDISDRKQTEQQLKQAKQAAEAASQAKGQFLASMSHELRTPLNAILGFAQLMSRDNLLKDTHRSYLKIIHNSGEHLLELINDVLDMSKIESGRISLNITSFDLHHLLDTLEKMFRLRANDKGLQLIFKKSPVLPQWISTDEGKLRQILINLLSNAVKFTNFGSIVLSTEIIHSSEVPTEQNLSLSREPENPQDKTILKFVVEDTGEGIPSTHLEKIFEAFEQTELGRQAAEGTGLGLPISRKFAQFMGGKIVVSSKLGQGSIFQVELPVAIPKISGISKYSSDRYIIGLAPNQSEYRILVVEDRWESRHLLVKLLESVGFQVREAENGAEAIAIWDEWEPHLIWMDMRMPVMDGYEATRQIKSHLKGQATVIIALTASALEEEKAIILSAGCDDFVRKPFREDVILDKLTEYLGVAYLYESDAEHHNREVDNHDLDTLEDHLKVLLSQMPDSWITQLHEAATLADNDLIADLVKSVPTDNNSLIQPLISLVDNFCYNQIINSTQQALKK